The sequence TATGATATATTGTTCATAGTTGAATCCACTATACTAATAGCTTTTTGTATAGCTTCATCTTTTATTATATCATCTATTTCTATATCCCCTATTAAATCATTCTCTATATATATTCTCTTTATACCATGCTTTAATAATCTTTCAATGTAATTGTATTTTATCTTTGTTCCTTTGTTTATTAGTATTGTACCATTAGCAGTGAAAACCGTTTTAGCACAAACCATATCTTCTTTGATTTTATTAACCGTTAATAATCTCATGTAAGTTACCTCTAATTTTTTCAAATTGTTGGAACACAATTCATATGAGTAAAACCATTCATACTTATTAAATTTCTATAGATAAATATTGAAATCCTCTATAATTTTTATATTAATTTAATAAATAATCATAATTTAATATTTGGAATAAATACATACCTACTCATCATCAACATTATTTAAAAAATCAACTAATGTATCAATAGCTTCATTTTCATCATCACCACTAGCTATTATGGTAATTTCGTCACCATATGAAACTCCTAAAGCCATAATACCCATAATGCTTTTACCATTTATTTCCTTATTATCTCTTTTTATATATATATCACTTAAAAACTTACTTGCTCTTTGTACAAACAAAGCAGCTGGTCTAGCGTGTAAACCTACTTTATTCTTTACAACTATATTTGCTGATTTCATTTTTTCACCTCTCTCCTTAATTTATCTGCTATTCTTTCAATTCTTCTTAGTCGATGATTTACACCTGATTTCCCAATCGGCAATGTTAACATTTTCCCAAGCTCAACTAAAGTAGCATCCTTATTTTGTAATCTCAACTGAGCTATCTCAATTAAGTTTTCCGGAAGATTTTCAATGCCAATTGTATTTTGTATATATTCAATATTATTAACTTGCCTTAACGCAGCTTCAATAGTTTTATTTAAATTTGCTGTTTCACAATTAATAATCCTATTAACATTATTTCTAACGTCTTTAAACACTCGAATATTTTCTAAATTAAGAAGCGCAGTATGTGCTCCTATAATATTTAACAGATCAACGATTTTTTCAGATTCTTTTATGTATACTACATAATTTTCTTTACGTATAACTATTTTTGAATTCAAGTCATATAAGTTCATTATTTGTAGCAAATCTTTTGCGTGTTTTTCATTGCGAGTTACAAATTCTAAATGATAAGTTTTTTCCGGATCACTTAAAGAACCTCCACCTAAAAAAACTCCTCTAATATATGCTCTTTTACAGCAATCATTATGTATAATTTTTTTAGGTACATTATAATTTATGTCAAATAAGTTACTGCAATCTTTATCTACAATCCCTGTTTGTATCAAAATATTCTTTGCAATAACTTCATCATCAACCACTATTAAATAATTGTTATTCTTTTTAAGTTGTTTATTTTTTCTTACCATAACCTCTGTATGAGAATTAAAAAGAGTTTTAAGTATTATAAATAATCTTCGAGCAACGGCAGCATTTTCAGTAGATAGTTTTAAATTAATCTTTTTAAAGCCACTTAAACTTATACTACCACTCATTCTTACAAAACCTGCTATTTCAGCAATCTGACAACATTTTTTACTCAAAGGTATTCTCGCTATTTCATTTTTTGTCTTTGACGAAAATGACATTTGCATCTTCTCCTAACCAACATTATTCATAATTATTAATTCTCTAACATAATGTATATTATTTCTCTAACATTGTATTATTAAAACAATTAAGAAAAATATATTCTAAAAAAGAGTACACATTATTAATTTAACATATTATCATCTTTCTTTCAACTTATTATTAATCAAATATGTTAAAGTTAATTATAATACATTATTGGATTTATTGCCATAGTTTTAATAATAATATATACTATATATTATTAGTATAGGCTAATTATACTATATAAAATCATTTACGAAGGAAGTGTTTTTTAATGAGATTTGATAATGAATATATATTAAATTTTATGGAGAAATTACTAAATACACCTAGTCCTACAGGAGATACAGTCAAAGCAATAGATTTAGTTAAAAAGGAATTTGACAACATGGGAATTGATACATACAAGACTATAAAAGGTGCACTGGTTGCTACTATTAAGGGTAAGGATAATGATTATCAAAAAACTTTGTCAGGTCATGTAGATACATTAGGTGGTATGGTTAAGGAAATAAAATCTAATGGCAGAATAAAATTTACTAAAATTGGTGGATATGCTTTTAACTCTGTTGAAGGAGAATATATAACAATTAACACTATTAATAATAAGCAATATACAGGAACTATATTAATTAAAACAGCTTCTACTCATGTTTACGGTGAAAAAACTGGTAGTACTGAAAGAAATGAAGAAAATATGGAAATTAGATTAGATGAAATAGTAA comes from Abyssisolibacter fermentans and encodes:
- the whiA gene encoding DNA-binding protein WhiA yields the protein MSFSSKTKNEIARIPLSKKCCQIAEIAGFVRMSGSISLSGFKKINLKLSTENAAVARRLFIILKTLFNSHTEVMVRKNKQLKKNNNYLIVVDDEVIAKNILIQTGIVDKDCSNLFDINYNVPKKIIHNDCCKRAYIRGVFLGGGSLSDPEKTYHLEFVTRNEKHAKDLLQIMNLYDLNSKIVIRKENYVVYIKESEKIVDLLNIIGAHTALLNLENIRVFKDVRNNVNRIINCETANLNKTIEAALRQVNNIEYIQNTIGIENLPENLIEIAQLRLQNKDATLVELGKMLTLPIGKSGVNHRLRRIERIADKLRREVKK
- a CDS encoding HPr family phosphocarrier protein produces the protein MKSANIVVKNKVGLHARPAALFVQRASKFLSDIYIKRDNKEINGKSIMGIMALGVSYGDEITIIASGDDENEAIDTLVDFLNNVDDE